Proteins from one Porites lutea chromosome 3, jaPorLute2.1, whole genome shotgun sequence genomic window:
- the LOC140932349 gene encoding neuroligin-4, X-linked-like has protein sequence MLEVYLKKRLTVPVSLLAMLLTTTLLCAMFPIVQLMTVSTKYGDLEGLIDSYPNPYTPFTSVIKFLGVPFAAPPIGKLRFKAPLPPNEWKPTVRQAKVLRKICWQDKTFEFLDKLFNENFIYSEDCLYLNVYTPNVSQSFPVMVYIHGGGYELGSALPWPGDILALQGLVVVIIQYRLGPFGFLTTGDSASPGNFGMLDQVEALKWVKENIENFGGNPNKVTIFGESAGATSVSLHLMSPLSQGLFHRVIAESGVDLCSWAIQPTSLGVNYAKELSQKLNCPVGNHDAMVNCIREKGAADIQNASKSTNSYRSVDYLQWAPVVDKNFLHDTPQNLRVKGDFERVPLMIGFTSNESADSLESIAEKFFDLTESVDNGVSPVYFKTFIAKLSQALNSRNQTADLIADALEFMYTSWPDNSDKYALRIQLVSLVSDKVYFAPSHQVGDIHSRVSSVYMYEFARRPKTIQAAEWMGVPHAANVIFDFGWPFLPNFAGVYDDADQNVSLFIMTTYANFARSGDPTPQSVSGITWEGYNSSHRAYLQVDTVPKMKSSFNPRRVSFWNDYYAKLTEINFDSKEIIVSSASPTNVAMAAFNLIAVLTIFFM, from the exons ATGTTAGAAGTATATCTGAAGAAGCGATTGACGGTGCCAGTTTCACTACTAGCAATGTTACTGACCACTACGCTACTTTGTGCAATGTTCCCTATTGTCCAGTTGATGACAGTGTCAACCAAGTATGGAGATCTTGAGGGCCTGATAGATTCCTACCCGAATCCCTACACTCCGTTCACATCCGTCATCAAGTTTCTTGGTGTTCCCTTCGCCGCTCCACCGATTGGAAAGCTGCGGTTCAAGGCACCACTGCCGCCAAACGAATGGAAACCGACGGTTCGCCAAGCAAAAGTGCTCCGAAAGATCTGTTGGCAGGATAAAACCTTCGAATTTCTAGACAaactttttaatgaaaatttcatATACAGTGAAGATTGCTTGTATCTCAACGTCTACACCCCGAACGTTAGCCAGAGTTTCCCAGTGATGGTTTATATCCACGGTGGTGGCTACGAACTCGGTTCAGCCCTTCCATGGCCCGGTGATATTTTGGCTCTTCAGGGACTGGTAGTTGTAATAATTCAGTATCGTCTTGGTCCATTTGGTTTCTTGACCACCGGAGATTCCGCGTCCCCTggaaactttggaatgctggaTCAAGTCGAAGCTCTGAAATGGGTCAAAGAAAACATTGAGAATTTTGGCGGGAATCCCAACAAGgtgaccatatttggagaaaGCGCAGGGGCAACAAGCGTAAGCCTCCATCTGATGTCGCCTCTTTCCCAGGGGCTTTTCCACCGAGTTATCGCGGAGAGTGGTGTAGACTTGTGCTCCTGGGCAATTCAACCAACTTCATTAGGTGTCAATTACGCTAAAGAACTTTCTCAAAAATTAAACTGTCCAGTGGGTAATCACGATGCTATGGTAAACTGCATACGAGAGAAAGGCGCCGCTGACATACAAAATGCGTCTAAGTCAACAAACAGTTATCGGTCTGTTGATTACCTTCAATGGGCGCCTGTTGTggataaaaactttcttcatGATACACCTCAAAATCTACGGGTAAAAGGCGATTTTGAGCGAGTACCGTTAATGATTGGTTTTACCAGCAACGAAAGCGCAGACAGTCTTGAATCCATCGCGGAGAAGTTTTTCGACTTGACAGAGAGTGTAGACAACGGAGTCAGCccggtttatttcaaaacatttaTAGCTAAACTTTCGCAAGCTCTAAACAGCAG GAACCAAACCGCTGACCTAATCGCAGATGCCTTAGAGTTCATGTACACCTCATGGCCTGATAACAGTGATAAATACGCCCTGAGAATCCAACTAGTAAGTCTCGTCAGTGACAAAGTATACTTCGCACCAAGTCACCAGGTCGGCGATATTCATAGTCGAGTTTCTTCGGTTTACATGTACGAGTTCGCTCGTCGACCAAAAACTATACAGGCAGCCGAATGGATGGGTGTGCCTCACGCTGCAAATGTGATATTTGACTTTGGCTGGCCATTCCTACCGAATTTCGCAGGTGTTTACGACGACGCTGACCAAAACGTCTCTTTGTTTATTATGACCACATACGCAAACTTTGCCCGCTCCGGCGATCCCACACCCCAATCAGTCAGCGGTATTACCTGGGAAGGCTACAATTCGAGTCACAGAGCTTACCTACAAGTTGACACAGTTCCCAAGATGAAGTCGTCATTTAATCCTCGTCGAGTTTCTTTTTGGAATGACTACTATGCTAAACTGACGGAGATAAACTTTGATTCTAAGGAGATCATAGTGAGCAGTGCAAGCCCCACAAATGTTGCCATGGCGGCGTTTAATCTGATTGCTGTTTTAACCATCTTTTTCATGTGA